GCCTTTGGCGTACCGTAATGGGCAGTAAAATAGGATTTCAGCTCGTTCTGATAGGCATTAACCGACTCCTGGCTGTTCAGGAATAAATCAACATCAATGGCCGATACTTTTTTGGCCGTTTGATAATAGAGCATATCAGCCGATTCAAGGTTTTTGAACTCGATGGTATAACCAACGTGATCATCATCACTCTCGAACGGTTCACCTTTCTCCACTCCCTTCACCTTATCAAAGTCATCACCCAACTTAATACCACGCCAATCACTGTCAGCCGTCAGCCCCAGTTCAGCCAGGCGGTCGGTAATTGTTACGTCTATGTCTGATTGTGAAGCAGTTGTGGCCGTTGTATCAGCCGTTTGTGTATTCGTTTGCTGGCGATTTTTACAAGCCTGCTGGCTGAATACCAAGAAAACACTCAAGAGAAGTATAGCTATTTGTTTCATACATTAACTAACTCGTTTGCCATGAAGCAGCATATCGACCGCATCCCCCAACGAACCGGCGCGGGTAACCTCCCCGGAATTGATGAAGAAAATCTCGTCGGCATTTTCAATGGTATTTAATCGGTGCGCGATGATGATGCGCGTGGTGGATTCGGGCAGATTCTGCAAAATTTCTTCCAGTAACTGTTCGGTTATGGTGTCGATGTTGGCGGTCGCTTCGTCCAGAATAAGCAGTTCAGGATTACGTAAAACTGCCCGAATGAACGCTATCAGTTGCTTTTGCCCCAGACTGATCGTATCGCCGGTCGACTGCACGCTGGTTTCCAATCCTTCGTCGAATCGTTCCAGCAATCCAGTCAGGTTCGCTTGCCGAATTACTTCCGCCAATTGCTCGTTGGAATAATTCCGGTACTGTTCATTACCATACAGGATATTCTCCCGAACGGTGCCCGTAAACAAAAAGGGCTCCTGTAGAATAAAACCGATTTTCTGCGTCCGCTCTTCGGCGCTATACGACCGGATATCTTTACCATCGAGCCATACGGTTCCACTGGTTGGGTCGTATAAACGGGCAATAAGCGAAGCGGTTGTGGTTTTGCCTCCTCCCGTTGGGCCAACCAGTGCGTAGGTCTTCCCTCGTTCGAGCGTGAAGCTGATATTATGCAGCACTTCGTGACCATTGGGATAGCTAAACGATACGTTCTGAAAGGCCAGTAAAGATGCGGTTGATACCGCCAACTGGTTTTCAATCGTCGGCAAATTCGATTGCATCGTCAGCAAATACGAAATCCGGTCCCAACCCGCCATGGCCACCTGAAAGCTAGCCCACAAGGCAGCCAGTTGCCTAAGCGGGTTATAAAAGTTCGTCACATAGGCCAGAAAACTAATCAATAACCCAACGGTAAATCGGTCTGTTGAGATCAGGTAAATACCAAATGTCAAAACGACTACCTGTCCCAAACTCGCAACGAAACCATAAACAGGCATAAAAACCGTATTGGCGATTCCAGCACCTATAGCCGCTTGATAATTTACTTCGTTCGCTTCTTCGAAACGCTTACGAAAATAATCGCGTCGGTTAAAGGCGATGATTACTTTAAAATTGGTCAGGCTCTCCTGAATTTCGGCACTCATCCCACCTACGCTTTTCAGGCTAGCAGCATTTTTCCGCTTTACCCAGGGGGAGGTAACCTGTGTAAACAACCAGATCAGAATGGCTGGTGCCAGGGCAGCCGCTCCCAATGGCAGATCAATAAAAAGTAAAAACAGCCCTGCACCAATCATGGTCACAATACTCCCGACAAACTGCATCAGCGATTGCGAGAAAAATTGGTTCAGCTTGTCGGTGTCGTTGTTGATCCGCGAAATCAGGTCCCCTGCTTTATTCTGATTGAAAAATGCGACGGGTAATTCCTGAAGTTTGCTAAACACAGCATTGCGCAGCTTGAATAGCATCCGTTGCCCCACGCCCCCCATAAGCCGGGTTTGTAAATAACTGGTGCCCAACGTACAGGCATACATCGCCAGCAAAATACTGCCATACACCAGCAACCCATGAAACTGTTTGGCCTGCACATACGTATCCACCGCCCGACCAATCAGCACGGGACCCAGCAGGTTCAGGCTCGAATTGATCAGGATAGCAGCAAAGGCCAACAGCAACGTCTGGCGCTCATCATTGATGAATGTCAGGAGTTTGCGGAGAGCTTTTGTCGTGGCATTTTTTTCTTCCTTCTGCCCGACAAACTGATTAAGATCGTAGTTCATACTGGTTGGTGCTCCGCTGCGACTGGTAAATCTGAACGTATTCGGGGCTAGTGGTCATCAGTTCGGTATGTGTACCCTTATCTACGACTTCGCCTTCCATAAGCAAAATAATCTGCTCGTAATTTTCCACGGCGGTAATCTTTTGGGTGACCGAAATAAGGGTCATGCCAGGGTAATTCTGCTGCACATTAGCCAGAATTTTCTGCTCGGTATTGGTATCCACCCGCGCGGTAAAGTCATCCAGCAGAAGTATTTTTGGGTTGAGTGCCAGCGCACGAGCCAGCATGATCCGCTGCTTCTGCCCTCCCGACAGGCTGCTACCCCTTTCCGACACAATGGTTTCGAGCTTATCGGGCAACGAATCGACAAAATCCTGCAATTCTGCCGTGGCAATGGCCTTATTCATTGACGCTTCGGTGACGGTTTCGTTGAAGGCAATGTTCTCGCGCAGGCTCATATTAAAGATAATGCTATCCTGGAAGACAAACCCAACCTGCTGATGAAAAGCATCTTCGTCATACGCATCAATCGGTTGTCCATCAAACATGACCAGGCCGGACGTAGGTTTAATCAGCCCTGTTAACAGAAACAGAAGTTGACTTTTCCCCGCAGCCGTTGGCCCTACAATGGCGGTTTGGGTCCCCGCACTGACCGAAAACGAAATATGTTTCAGAACAGGCTTTTCCCCATAATTAATCGACACATCCTGAAGCGCTACATCACCGTTCAAGGTAACATCAATTGTTCCACTTTTGACCGTCTCAGCT
This window of the Spirosoma aerolatum genome carries:
- a CDS encoding ABC transporter ATP-binding protein is translated as MNYDLNQFVGQKEEKNATTKALRKLLTFINDERQTLLLAFAAILINSSLNLLGPVLIGRAVDTYVQAKQFHGLLVYGSILLAMYACTLGTSYLQTRLMGGVGQRMLFKLRNAVFSKLQELPVAFFNQNKAGDLISRINNDTDKLNQFFSQSLMQFVGSIVTMIGAGLFLLFIDLPLGAAALAPAILIWLFTQVTSPWVKRKNAASLKSVGGMSAEIQESLTNFKVIIAFNRRDYFRKRFEEANEVNYQAAIGAGIANTVFMPVYGFVASLGQVVVLTFGIYLISTDRFTVGLLISFLAYVTNFYNPLRQLAALWASFQVAMAGWDRISYLLTMQSNLPTIENQLAVSTASLLAFQNVSFSYPNGHEVLHNISFTLERGKTYALVGPTGGGKTTTASLIARLYDPTSGTVWLDGKDIRSYSAEERTQKIGFILQEPFLFTGTVRENILYGNEQYRNYSNEQLAEVIRQANLTGLLERFDEGLETSVQSTGDTISLGQKQLIAFIRAVLRNPELLILDEATANIDTITEQLLEEILQNLPESTTRIIIAHRLNTIENADEIFFINSGEVTRAGSLGDAVDMLLHGKRVS